The following proteins are encoded in a genomic region of Leifsonia psychrotolerans:
- the guaA gene encoding glutamine-hydrolyzing GMP synthase, giving the protein MTEQTIARPVLVVDFGAQYAQLIARRVREASVYSEIVAHTITAAEVQAKNPIGLVLSGGPSSVYAEGAPSFDAAIFDLGIPVLGICYGFQVMATALGGEVSETGAREYGATPVTVTDDSNALLAGQPAEQTVWMSHGDSVSKAPEGFTVLASTESTPVAAFANDERRLYGVQWHPEVKHSEHGQHVLENFLHRAAGIPADWNSGNVIAEQVARIREQVGTGKVICGLSGGVDSAVAAAIVHKAVGDQLVCVFVDHGLLRQDERRQVEEDYVAATGVRLVTIDAREQFINALAGVSDPETKRKIIGREFIRSFEQAQADLVAEAAATDGDPIRFLVQGTLYPDVVESGGGSGTANIKSHHNVGGLPEDLQFELVEPLRTLFKDEVRAIGSELGLPDVIVQRQPFPGPGLGIRIVGEVTQERLDLLRKADAIARAELTAAGLDREIWQCPVVLLADVRSVGVQGDGRTYGHPIVLRPVSSEDAMTADWTRLPYDVLAKISNRITNEVDGVNRVVLDVTSKPPGTIEWE; this is encoded by the coding sequence GTGACCGAACAAACCATCGCCCGTCCTGTGCTCGTCGTCGACTTCGGCGCGCAGTACGCGCAGTTGATCGCACGGCGCGTGCGCGAGGCATCCGTCTACTCGGAGATCGTGGCTCACACGATCACCGCGGCGGAGGTGCAGGCGAAGAACCCGATCGGCCTCGTGCTATCGGGCGGGCCGTCGAGCGTCTACGCCGAGGGTGCGCCGAGCTTCGACGCCGCGATTTTCGATCTCGGCATTCCGGTGCTGGGTATTTGCTATGGCTTCCAGGTGATGGCCACCGCCCTCGGCGGCGAGGTCTCCGAGACCGGCGCCCGTGAGTATGGCGCGACTCCGGTCACCGTGACCGACGACAGCAACGCGTTGCTCGCCGGCCAGCCGGCCGAGCAGACCGTGTGGATGAGCCACGGCGACTCGGTCTCGAAGGCGCCGGAGGGCTTCACCGTTCTCGCCTCGACCGAATCGACCCCGGTCGCCGCGTTCGCCAACGACGAGCGCAGGCTCTACGGCGTGCAGTGGCACCCCGAGGTGAAGCACTCCGAGCACGGCCAGCACGTGCTCGAGAACTTCCTGCACCGCGCCGCCGGCATCCCCGCCGACTGGAACAGCGGCAACGTGATCGCCGAGCAGGTCGCCCGCATTCGCGAGCAGGTCGGCACCGGCAAGGTCATCTGTGGTCTGTCCGGTGGAGTCGACTCCGCCGTCGCCGCAGCGATCGTGCACAAGGCCGTCGGCGACCAGCTGGTCTGCGTCTTCGTCGACCACGGTCTGCTGCGTCAGGATGAGCGTCGCCAGGTTGAAGAAGACTATGTCGCCGCCACCGGCGTGCGCCTGGTCACGATCGACGCCCGTGAGCAGTTCATCAACGCCCTCGCCGGAGTCAGCGACCCTGAGACCAAGCGCAAGATCATCGGCCGCGAGTTCATTCGTTCGTTCGAGCAGGCTCAGGCCGACCTCGTCGCCGAAGCCGCAGCCACCGACGGCGACCCGATCCGGTTCCTCGTGCAGGGCACGCTTTACCCGGATGTCGTCGAGTCCGGCGGCGGAAGCGGCACCGCGAACATCAAGAGCCACCACAACGTCGGTGGACTGCCCGAAGACCTGCAGTTCGAGCTCGTCGAGCCGCTGCGCACCCTGTTCAAGGATGAGGTGCGTGCGATCGGTTCCGAGCTGGGTCTGCCCGACGTCATCGTGCAGCGCCAGCCGTTCCCTGGCCCCGGACTCGGCATCCGTATCGTCGGCGAGGTCACGCAGGAACGTCTCGACCTGCTGCGCAAGGCGGATGCGATCGCTCGCGCCGAGCTGACCGCCGCCGGGCTGGACCGCGAGATCTGGCAGTGCCCGGTCGTGCTGCTCGCCGACGTGCGTTCGGTGGGCGTGCAGGGCGACGGCCGCACCTACGGCCACCCGATCGTGCTGCGCCCGGTCTCGTCGGAAGACGCCATGACCGCCGATTGGACCCGCCTGCCGTACGACGTGCTCGCGAAGATCTCGAACCGCATCACGAACGAGGTCGACGGGGTCAACCGCGTCGTGCTCGACGTCACGTCGAAGCCGCCGGGAACCATCGAATGGGAGTAG
- a CDS encoding Bax inhibitor-1/YccA family protein, giving the protein MATSNPAFSRNPAFNAPGALATTKTLSEDDLQQMYNAPSAGAQDTDRMTYEDTIAKTALCFAVLVVAAVVGWMLTPAVPALPMIGAIVGLVLGLVNTFKKEPSPGLIVGYAAAEGLFVGGISFIFEQMWGGVVVQAVLATLVVVGVTLALFKSGKIRASKKATKVFLIAMVGYLVFSLINVGMMVFGGTSGAFGMRSQDIPGTSIPFGVVIGLLAVVMAAYSLVLDFDFIQRGVTNRAPRKFAWSGAFGIMVTVVWLYVELLRLFAILRD; this is encoded by the coding sequence ATGGCAACGTCCAACCCCGCGTTTTCGCGCAACCCGGCGTTCAACGCCCCCGGCGCCTTGGCCACGACCAAGACGCTTTCCGAAGACGACCTGCAGCAGATGTACAACGCCCCGTCGGCGGGCGCGCAGGACACCGACCGGATGACCTACGAAGACACCATCGCGAAGACCGCGCTGTGCTTCGCCGTGCTGGTCGTTGCCGCCGTCGTCGGCTGGATGCTGACCCCGGCCGTGCCCGCACTGCCCATGATCGGCGCCATCGTCGGACTGGTACTCGGCCTGGTCAACACGTTCAAGAAGGAGCCGTCGCCGGGCCTGATCGTTGGTTACGCCGCCGCTGAGGGCCTCTTCGTCGGTGGGATCTCCTTTATCTTCGAGCAGATGTGGGGCGGCGTCGTCGTGCAGGCCGTTCTGGCCACGCTCGTCGTTGTCGGTGTGACCCTGGCGCTGTTCAAGAGTGGCAAGATCCGTGCGTCGAAGAAGGCCACGAAGGTCTTCCTCATCGCCATGGTCGGTTACCTGGTCTTCTCGCTGATCAACGTCGGAATGATGGTCTTCGGCGGCACGTCCGGTGCGTTCGGAATGCGCAGCCAAGACATTCCCGGCACCAGCATTCCATTCGGTGTCGTCATCGGTTTGCTCGCCGTCGTGATGGCCGCGTACTCGCTCGTTTTGGACTTCGACTTCATCCAGCGCGGCGTCACCAACCGCGCCCCGCGCAAGTTCGCGTGGAGCGGTGCCTTCGGCATCATGGTGACCGTCGTCTGGCTTTACGTCGAGCTGCTGCGTCTGTTCGCCATTCTGCGCGACTAA
- a CDS encoding glycerophosphodiester phosphodiesterase family protein, which translates to MTKHAPSHPLIIGHRGACGYRPEHTRAAYELAFALGADAVEPDVVATRDGVLVIRHENEISGTTDVADHAEFKERRTTKRIDGAELTGWFTEDFTWAELSTLRARERLPGLRKSSASFDGDYPIIRLRDLFEIIDEAAVDAVRPLGMVAEIKHPTYFESIGLPLDELFAAEVNEAGWNEGDGRLVIESFEQSVLKQVYSRGIYGKRVYLIEASGKPYDQVAQHGSAAASYADTLTEAGLYGLAGQVDGISVDKALIVETDAAGAVIGASELVDSAHAAGLEIYCWTLRPENKFLAKSFRSSTVAAEFGAWQSEFGLIMRTGIDGVFADHPDLALAVRDGL; encoded by the coding sequence ATGACCAAGCATGCACCGTCGCATCCGCTCATCATCGGGCACCGTGGCGCGTGCGGATATCGTCCGGAACACACGCGCGCAGCCTACGAACTCGCGTTTGCGTTGGGCGCGGATGCCGTCGAACCCGACGTCGTCGCAACACGGGACGGTGTGCTTGTCATCCGACACGAAAACGAGATCTCGGGCACGACTGACGTCGCAGATCACGCGGAGTTCAAGGAGCGGCGCACGACGAAGCGCATCGACGGTGCCGAACTGACCGGCTGGTTCACGGAAGACTTCACCTGGGCCGAACTCTCGACGTTGCGTGCCCGCGAACGCCTACCCGGTCTTCGCAAATCGAGCGCCAGTTTCGACGGAGACTATCCGATTATTCGCCTGCGAGACCTCTTCGAGATCATCGACGAAGCCGCCGTTGACGCCGTACGTCCGCTCGGAATGGTCGCCGAGATCAAACATCCCACGTACTTTGAATCGATCGGGCTGCCGCTTGACGAACTCTTTGCAGCCGAGGTGAATGAGGCCGGCTGGAACGAGGGCGACGGCCGACTGGTGATTGAGAGCTTCGAACAAAGCGTTCTCAAACAGGTCTATTCCCGCGGCATCTATGGCAAACGGGTCTACCTCATCGAGGCGAGTGGCAAGCCTTATGACCAGGTAGCGCAGCACGGCAGCGCCGCCGCGAGCTACGCCGACACACTGACCGAAGCCGGTCTCTACGGGCTGGCCGGGCAGGTCGACGGGATCAGCGTCGACAAAGCGTTGATTGTCGAGACGGATGCCGCGGGAGCAGTGATCGGTGCCTCCGAACTCGTCGACAGCGCCCACGCCGCGGGGCTTGAGATCTACTGTTGGACGCTGCGGCCCGAGAACAAGTTTCTGGCGAAGTCGTTTCGCTCAAGCACGGTGGCAGCCGAGTTCGGCGCCTGGCAGAGCGAGTTCGGCTTGATCATGCGAACCGGCATCGACGGGGTATTCGCCGATCACCCCGACCTGGCGCTCGCGGTGCGCGACGGCCTCTGA
- a CDS encoding ATP-dependent helicase, producing MTTLFDPDSPPTNQASAVPIILDSSGQLLGDDASLLDGLNPQQRIAVEYRGPALLIIAGAGSGKTSVLTRRVASLIDSREAWPSQILAITFTNKAAAEMRERVQALLGQGANGMWISTFHSSCVRILRREAEKAGLGANFSIYDSSDTRVTLKRIIKGLDADSLGFTPANASAKISKLKNELADADSYARNANMSDPQEVMFVEIFRQYTRRLRDASALDFDDLIGETVYLFRAFPDVAARYRRQFRHILVDEYQDTNHAQYSLIRELTRPVTAALAEDMEAQGLHVRNLQDATGAIPGASLTVVGDSDQSIYAFRGADIRNISEFERDFPGAKVVLLEQNYRSTQNILSAANAVISHNFDRKDKKLWSADGPGEKIVGYTAYSGHDEAQFVADEIEALHATGTAYRDMAVFYRTNAQTRALEEILVRAAVPYRVVGGTKFYERAEIKDALAYLIAVANPADELALRRILNTPKRGIGPTTETALLSFAEANEISYRQAMRDATALGLGPKVTGSILQFASLLDEAALKLDPENPAGVANVSEVLTFVLEQSGLLTGLRNSRDPQDEARAENIEEFIAQTKDFNRENPDGGLVDFLTQVSLVAAADDLDDESGTVSLMTLHTAKGLEYDAVFLTGVEEGLLPHQMSAGEPGGPAEERRLFYVGITRAKKRLYLSLAMTRAQFGDVNVAMPSRYLQEIPAELIEWKQSPGMANSRGGTQPRALNARRDGYGGGFNARGGGNRTDIPPGLPPAPKPKTEWANRITAQVRDNGDLTLEAGDRIRHVDFGDGRVNQVTGEGTKRIAHVQFDTSGAKKLLIKVAPIEKI from the coding sequence ATGACGACACTCTTCGACCCCGATTCCCCGCCCACGAATCAGGCCTCAGCTGTGCCCATCATCCTTGATTCCTCCGGACAGCTTCTCGGCGACGATGCCTCCCTGCTCGACGGTCTGAATCCGCAACAGCGCATCGCCGTGGAGTACCGTGGCCCAGCGTTGCTGATCATCGCTGGTGCCGGCTCCGGTAAGACCAGCGTGCTCACCCGCCGCGTCGCCAGCTTGATCGACAGCCGCGAGGCGTGGCCGAGTCAGATTCTTGCGATCACCTTCACCAACAAGGCCGCGGCCGAGATGCGTGAGCGTGTGCAGGCCCTTTTGGGGCAGGGCGCGAACGGTATGTGGATCTCGACCTTCCATTCCTCGTGTGTGCGCATTCTGCGGCGTGAGGCAGAGAAGGCCGGCCTGGGTGCCAACTTCAGCATCTACGACTCGTCAGACACCAGGGTCACCCTGAAGCGCATCATCAAGGGGCTCGACGCGGACTCCCTGGGCTTCACACCCGCCAACGCCTCGGCCAAGATCTCGAAGCTCAAAAACGAACTGGCCGACGCCGACTCGTACGCCCGCAACGCCAACATGAGCGACCCGCAAGAGGTCATGTTCGTCGAGATCTTCCGGCAGTACACGCGTCGACTGCGCGATGCCAGTGCCCTCGACTTCGACGACCTGATCGGCGAAACGGTCTACCTGTTTCGGGCTTTCCCCGACGTCGCAGCGCGCTACCGGCGCCAGTTCCGGCACATTCTGGTCGACGAATACCAAGACACCAACCACGCCCAATACTCCCTCATCCGTGAGCTCACGCGCCCGGTCACCGCGGCGCTCGCCGAAGACATGGAGGCCCAAGGCCTGCACGTGCGCAACCTGCAGGATGCGACGGGTGCGATTCCCGGGGCTTCGCTCACCGTGGTGGGCGACTCTGATCAGTCCATCTACGCCTTCCGTGGCGCCGACATTCGTAACATCAGTGAGTTCGAGCGTGACTTTCCCGGCGCGAAGGTGGTGCTGCTCGAGCAGAATTACCGCTCGACGCAGAACATCCTCTCGGCCGCGAACGCCGTGATCAGTCACAACTTCGATCGTAAAGACAAGAAGCTCTGGAGCGCCGACGGCCCCGGCGAGAAGATCGTCGGCTACACCGCCTACTCGGGTCATGATGAGGCCCAGTTCGTCGCCGACGAGATCGAGGCACTGCATGCCACCGGTACGGCCTACCGCGACATGGCCGTGTTCTATCGCACCAACGCGCAGACTCGAGCGCTCGAAGAGATCTTGGTGCGGGCGGCAGTGCCCTACCGCGTCGTCGGCGGTACCAAGTTCTACGAGCGCGCCGAGATCAAAGACGCCCTGGCCTACCTGATCGCGGTCGCAAACCCGGCCGATGAACTGGCGTTGCGGCGCATCCTGAACACCCCCAAGCGCGGCATCGGCCCCACCACCGAGACCGCCCTTCTCAGTTTTGCCGAAGCGAACGAGATCTCCTACCGCCAGGCCATGCGCGATGCCACCGCGCTCGGCCTCGGGCCGAAGGTCACGGGGTCGATTCTGCAGTTCGCCAGCTTGCTCGATGAGGCCGCGTTGAAGCTCGACCCTGAAAACCCGGCTGGTGTGGCCAACGTCTCCGAGGTGCTGACCTTCGTTCTCGAACAGAGCGGTCTTCTCACGGGCCTGCGCAACAGTCGCGACCCGCAAGACGAGGCGCGGGCCGAGAACATCGAAGAGTTCATTGCCCAGACGAAAGACTTCAACCGTGAGAACCCCGACGGGGGATTGGTCGACTTTCTTACTCAGGTGTCTCTCGTCGCCGCAGCCGACGATCTCGACGACGAGTCGGGAACGGTGTCGCTCATGACGCTGCACACCGCGAAGGGCCTCGAATACGACGCCGTGTTTCTCACCGGTGTCGAAGAAGGTTTGTTGCCCCACCAGATGTCGGCGGGCGAACCGGGCGGCCCGGCCGAGGAACGCCGCCTGTTCTACGTGGGAATTACGAGGGCGAAGAAACGGCTCTACCTCTCACTCGCGATGACCCGCGCGCAGTTCGGCGACGTGAACGTGGCAATGCCGAGCCGCTACCTGCAAGAAATTCCGGCCGAGTTGATCGAGTGGAAGCAGTCGCCGGGCATGGCGAACTCCCGCGGTGGAACCCAGCCGCGCGCCCTGAATGCCCGCCGTGACGGTTACGGCGGCGGCTTCAATGCACGAGGCGGCGGCAACCGGACCGACATCCCACCCGGGCTGCCGCCGGCACCCAAGCCGAAGACCGAATGGGCGAACCGCATTACGGCGCAGGTTCGCGACAACGGTGACTTGACGCTCGAGGCGGGCGACCGCATCCGCCACGTCGATTTCGGTGACGGCCGAGTGAATCAAGTCACCGGAGAGGGAACCAAGCGCATCGCGCATGTGCAGTTCGACACCTCGGGTGCCAAGAAGCTGCTGATCAAGGTTGCGCCGATCGAGAAGATCTAA
- a CDS encoding FUSC family protein — translation MSAAPGDVHPPSRPESLAEWAKNLRRLDFEVATRAALATAVPLIVLVALGRIDWAACASFGAMTALYGRAEPYRTRVRTVGVAACGLLVSIALGVSMAAAGASLPVLAVGLLVVITAGMLLSAVFGLFPATAIFFVFAYTVCSQAPTPSSEVLPRMIVAVIATAFAFALTMSGWFIRKAAADAPAGLFKPLPRHPRVRVAAVRDGRVWLAIVQNLVGVLIAGGLAILVGIGHPYWAVVSVVAVMPPPGATHSTARAIHRIIGTALGVVVTGLLLLPGPSVAVLITIIAVGQFGAEILVSRHYGAALLFITPLALAVAHLASPVPVQTLLVDRVVETALGGGVAILIVLLTRWTMPLVAAGRRA, via the coding sequence ATGTCGGCCGCGCCGGGTGACGTCCACCCGCCGAGTCGGCCGGAGTCGCTGGCGGAGTGGGCGAAGAACCTGCGCCGGCTCGACTTCGAGGTGGCCACCCGCGCGGCACTCGCAACCGCCGTGCCGTTGATCGTGCTCGTGGCGCTCGGGCGCATCGACTGGGCGGCCTGCGCTTCGTTCGGCGCGATGACGGCGCTATACGGGCGTGCCGAGCCCTACCGCACCCGGGTGCGCACGGTGGGCGTCGCCGCCTGTGGTCTGCTGGTGAGCATCGCTCTGGGTGTGAGTATGGCCGCTGCCGGTGCCTCGCTGCCAGTGCTGGCCGTCGGGCTGTTGGTCGTCATCACTGCAGGCATGCTCCTCTCCGCGGTTTTCGGATTGTTCCCGGCCACAGCGATCTTCTTTGTTTTCGCCTACACGGTGTGTTCCCAAGCGCCGACGCCCAGTAGCGAGGTGCTGCCCCGAATGATTGTGGCCGTGATCGCCACCGCGTTCGCGTTCGCGCTCACCATGTCGGGATGGTTCATCCGGAAGGCCGCGGCTGACGCACCGGCCGGGTTGTTCAAGCCGCTGCCGCGTCACCCGCGCGTGCGAGTGGCCGCTGTGCGTGACGGCCGGGTGTGGCTGGCCATCGTGCAAAACCTCGTGGGCGTACTGATCGCCGGAGGGCTGGCCATCCTGGTGGGCATTGGCCATCCGTATTGGGCGGTGGTCAGTGTGGTGGCGGTGATGCCGCCTCCGGGCGCGACGCATTCGACGGCGCGGGCGATTCATCGCATCATCGGCACGGCGCTCGGCGTCGTCGTGACGGGCCTGCTGCTGTTGCCCGGACCATCCGTCGCGGTGCTGATCACGATCATCGCCGTCGGCCAGTTTGGCGCCGAGATCCTCGTCAGCCGACACTATGGCGCGGCTCTGCTCTTCATCACACCGCTTGCCCTGGCCGTTGCGCATCTTGCCTCGCCCGTGCCGGTGCAAACCTTGCTGGTCGACCGGGTCGTCGAGACCGCTCTCGGCGGCGGCGTCGCGATTCTGATCGTGCTGCTCACCCGCTGGACCATGCCGCTTGTTGCGGCAGGGCGACGAGCGTAG
- a CDS encoding DUF3054 domain-containing protein has translation MSSHRSATASVIVSGALDLVLVVAFVLIGRASHNEGLAGVVTTAWPFLVALTLGWVALRAWRHPRQILGTGIGIWLITVAGGLILRLVAGQGVQLSFAIVTTLVLGVFLLGWRAIWLLIQRRRRA, from the coding sequence ATGAGCTCCCATCGATCAGCCACAGCCTCCGTCATCGTCTCTGGCGCACTCGACCTTGTGCTCGTTGTGGCCTTCGTGCTCATCGGACGAGCCAGCCACAACGAAGGCCTGGCCGGCGTCGTGACCACGGCGTGGCCGTTTCTGGTCGCTCTCACGCTCGGCTGGGTCGCACTGCGCGCCTGGCGACACCCGCGCCAGATCCTCGGGACGGGCATCGGCATCTGGCTCATCACTGTCGCGGGCGGGCTGATCCTTCGCCTCGTCGCGGGTCAGGGTGTTCAGCTGAGTTTCGCCATTGTGACGACCCTCGTTCTCGGCGTATTTCTGCTTGGCTGGCGTGCGATCTGGCTGCTTATTCAACGTCGACGACGAGCCTAA
- the sucC gene encoding ADP-forming succinate--CoA ligase subunit beta — MDLYEYQARDLFEEYGVPVLPGIIADTPEEVRAAAEKLGGVVVVKAQVKVGGRGKAGGVKVAKTPDDAEAAGRAILGLDIKGHTVNRVMVAGGARIAQEFYFSVMLDRSNRSYLSLASYEGGVEIEVLAVEKPEALARVAVDPNAGIDLDKAREIAVAAKFPAELIEKVAPVFVQLYNVYTGEDATLVEVNPLVLTEEGDIIALDGKVTLDENAGFRHPKHAALEDAAAADPLEAKAKENDLNYVKLDGEVGVIGNGAGLVMSTLDVVAYAGENHGGVKPANFLDIGGGASAEVMAAGLDVILGDPQVKSVFVNVFGGITACDAVAHGIVGALAELGAAANKPLVVRLDGNNVEEGRRILAEANHPLVTLAATMDEGADKAAELANAAR, encoded by the coding sequence GTGGATCTTTACGAATACCAGGCCAGAGACCTGTTTGAAGAGTATGGTGTCCCGGTTCTTCCGGGCATCATCGCGGACACCCCCGAGGAGGTGCGTGCAGCTGCCGAGAAGCTCGGCGGTGTTGTGGTCGTGAAGGCCCAGGTCAAGGTCGGCGGCCGCGGCAAGGCCGGCGGAGTCAAAGTTGCCAAGACTCCGGATGACGCAGAGGCCGCAGGCCGCGCCATTCTCGGTCTCGACATCAAGGGTCACACCGTCAACCGCGTGATGGTCGCCGGTGGCGCCCGCATCGCGCAGGAGTTCTACTTCTCGGTGATGCTCGACCGCTCCAACCGCTCCTACCTCTCGCTCGCCAGCTACGAAGGTGGCGTCGAGATCGAGGTTCTCGCCGTCGAGAAGCCTGAAGCTCTTGCCCGCGTGGCAGTCGACCCGAACGCTGGAATTGACCTGGACAAGGCCCGCGAGATCGCGGTTGCCGCGAAGTTCCCGGCCGAGCTGATCGAGAAGGTTGCCCCCGTCTTCGTGCAGCTCTACAACGTCTACACGGGTGAAGACGCGACGCTCGTCGAGGTCAACCCGCTCGTTCTCACCGAAGAAGGCGACATCATCGCCCTCGACGGCAAGGTCACGCTCGACGAGAACGCCGGCTTCCGTCACCCGAAGCACGCCGCTCTCGAAGACGCTGCTGCTGCAGACCCGCTCGAGGCCAAGGCCAAAGAGAACGACCTCAACTACGTCAAGCTCGACGGTGAAGTGGGTGTCATCGGAAACGGCGCAGGCCTCGTCATGTCGACACTGGATGTCGTTGCGTACGCCGGTGAGAATCACGGTGGCGTGAAGCCGGCCAACTTCCTCGACATCGGCGGCGGAGCATCCGCTGAGGTCATGGCCGCCGGTCTCGACGTCATCCTCGGCGACCCACAGGTCAAGAGCGTCTTCGTCAACGTTTTCGGTGGCATCACCGCCTGTGACGCTGTTGCCCACGGCATCGTCGGCGCTCTTGCCGAGCTCGGCGCTGCGGCAAACAAGCCCCTCGTTGTGCGCCTCGACGGCAACAACGTCGAAGAAGGCCGTCGCATCCTCGCCGAGGCGAACCACCCGCTTGTCACTCTGGCGGCCACCATGGACGAGGGTGCCGACAAGGCCGCCGAACTCGCCAACGCCGCCCGCTGA
- the sucD gene encoding succinate--CoA ligase subunit alpha: MSIFLNKDSKVIVQGITGGEGTKHTALMLKAGTQVVGGVNARKAGTTVVHGDVELPVYGTVAEAMEKTGADVSIAFVPPAFTKDAVIEAIDAEIPLLVIITEGVPVQDSAEFWAYNKAKGNKTRIIGPNCPGIITPGEALVGITPATITGKGPVGLVSKSGTLTYQMMYELRDLGFSTAIGIGGDPIIGTTHIDALEAFENDPETLAIVMIGEIGGDAEENAAAYIKAHVTKPVVGYVAGFTAPEGKTMGHAGAIVSDGAGTAQGKKEALEAAGVKVGKTPSETATLLREVLAAL, encoded by the coding sequence ATGTCAATCTTCCTCAACAAGGACTCCAAGGTCATCGTGCAGGGCATCACCGGCGGTGAGGGTACCAAGCACACCGCCCTCATGCTGAAGGCCGGTACCCAGGTCGTCGGTGGCGTCAACGCTCGCAAGGCTGGCACCACTGTCGTGCACGGCGACGTGGAGCTGCCCGTCTACGGAACCGTCGCCGAGGCGATGGAAAAGACCGGCGCGGATGTCTCCATCGCGTTCGTTCCGCCGGCATTCACCAAAGACGCAGTGATCGAGGCCATCGACGCCGAGATCCCGCTGCTCGTCATCATCACCGAGGGCGTTCCGGTTCAGGACTCGGCTGAGTTCTGGGCCTACAACAAGGCCAAGGGCAACAAGACCCGCATCATCGGCCCGAACTGCCCCGGCATCATCACGCCCGGTGAGGCGCTCGTCGGCATCACGCCGGCGACCATCACCGGTAAGGGCCCGGTCGGACTCGTCTCGAAGTCGGGCACCCTGACCTACCAGATGATGTACGAACTGCGCGACCTCGGCTTCTCGACCGCGATCGGCATCGGTGGCGACCCCATCATCGGCACCACGCACATCGACGCTCTCGAGGCGTTTGAGAACGACCCCGAAACCCTCGCCATCGTCATGATCGGCGAGATCGGTGGCGACGCCGAAGAGAACGCCGCTGCCTACATCAAGGCGCACGTCACCAAGCCGGTCGTCGGCTACGTGGCCGGCTTCACCGCGCCCGAAGGAAAGACCATGGGCCACGCCGGGGCCATCGTCTCCGACGGAGCAGGCACCGCACAGGGCAAGAAGGAGGCCCTTGAGGCCGCCGGAGTCAAGGTTGGCAAGACGCCAAGCGAGACCGCTACTCTGCTGCGTGAGGTTCTCGCCGCACTGTAA